A portion of the Chondrinema litorale genome contains these proteins:
- a CDS encoding fibronectin type III domain-containing protein codes for MKNKHFTLIKPHKQHYRSNYLLFSVVIALLLIFNHTSTFANDIKNNSKGLEIPTGKSVVSSVIYEAEEYYEVVSDVANTFDDINRAISIGYSEAASGNQAVSLPDPNDKIKIDFTVDEDAEYMINIRFRSGTKLSPASYIDETFDYIIALNSNAIDFTYNESSISSLSPNFGGSYWGVVESDQVFTTELATGTIHSIEISMKDPATYGYVDYVEIVKIADTDSFTPETPGQAQNLSALIRGKSTIDIGWNPVPGADSYELQYSTDDGANYMALATTGKYSVYYGQSDLEANTTYAYRVRALRTGATPEEGAWSDTVNAITALIPDDFYFVNHMATIGDDLALGTTAAPAGEFTASNYIFDADITAEDGTALEDMPTNGNGGVAISQAYHTNTLISNVTTANNDYTGYEFLGTVSGLTSATIADLAKGTDPYNKLLAQITNGAALADDKSLSYQFRGVNLLQGAADADTDTLTYKEALIQFATDLNADLNTALTTTDVEYPIFLIQSADPQVAVAQYRAAQASTNLYIASPSYFVAESEAGRQHIGHYLAKAYKKVVFDKTSWSPIAPLNISKEANKVMVEFSVAVEPLVLDVTTIADAGDYGFELYDEVGQLTITDVQIEGSNTVTITTDRNIEANAKILYAASDAKTTGNLRDSDTQASTLGDYDLYNWAVSFEEMIENVPPNVPTGLTAVASSDESISLTWDALAYNVGEYTIEYSLSNDPYDFMELDVVDKTITDYEHTGLDPETTYYYRIYASNLNLVSEYSDTVSTTTDPEIPVAPTGLVASAVSDVQIDLTWDAVDGTVTGYVIESATVNEDASFTQIDSVGSDVTSVSHIELTASTTYYYRVKAVNTISSSEYSDVVSETTMEPVPDAPTSLAATAFSETQIDLTWTLPASDITGLVLERALMNEEEDFSEVASLDASATTYSDTDLEPATTYYYRIKAVNETGDSEYSSTVSATTDASTLGEPTDLVATDSTASTISISWTAGADEIEEYVVESSATGATNEFEVLATIASTETSYTHEGLTADTTVYYRVKGINSVTKSVYSNIISVSTLPVTPAVPANFTAVATDADKVTLSWDAVTENVDGYVIEEATSEDGPYTEIAVLEATETSTVRTVPSPGTTYYYRIKATNGSASSEYSTTQTVITAIDKALAFSAFNLYPNPSTGEFSVEIQAPKQETGFLKIYSTAGNVIFENTIDTSFNKKFNLNNLSQGLFIVEVKTKSYHQVKKLLVK; via the coding sequence ATAAAAATAGATTTCACTGTAGATGAAGATGCTGAATACATGATCAACATCAGATTCCGATCAGGTACAAAATTGAGCCCTGCATCTTACATAGATGAAACTTTTGATTATATCATAGCTTTGAATTCTAATGCTATTGATTTTACTTACAATGAATCTAGTATTTCTTCATTAAGTCCAAACTTTGGTGGTTCATACTGGGGTGTTGTAGAATCAGATCAAGTTTTTACAACGGAATTAGCTACAGGCACTATTCATTCTATAGAAATTTCAATGAAAGACCCAGCCACTTATGGATATGTAGATTATGTAGAAATTGTAAAAATTGCAGATACAGATTCATTTACTCCTGAAACTCCAGGTCAAGCTCAAAATTTAAGCGCACTTATTAGAGGTAAATCTACTATCGATATTGGATGGAACCCTGTTCCAGGAGCTGATAGCTACGAGTTACAATATTCAACTGATGATGGTGCAAACTATATGGCTTTAGCTACCACTGGTAAGTATTCTGTATACTATGGTCAATCTGATCTTGAAGCTAATACAACTTATGCTTATAGAGTAAGAGCTTTAAGAACAGGTGCAACTCCAGAAGAAGGAGCTTGGAGTGATACTGTAAATGCAATTACAGCATTAATTCCAGACGATTTCTACTTTGTAAACCACATGGCAACTATTGGTGATGATTTAGCACTTGGTACAACTGCTGCGCCTGCAGGAGAATTTACTGCTAGCAACTATATATTTGATGCTGATATAACTGCAGAAGACGGTACTGCACTTGAAGACATGCCTACAAATGGTAATGGTGGCGTTGCTATTTCTCAAGCATACCACACGAATACATTAATATCAAATGTAACAACTGCTAATAACGACTACACAGGTTATGAATTCTTGGGTACTGTAAGTGGGCTAACAAGTGCAACTATTGCTGATTTAGCTAAAGGTACAGACCCTTACAACAAACTTTTAGCTCAAATTACAAACGGTGCTGCTCTTGCTGATGATAAAAGTCTTTCTTATCAGTTTAGAGGTGTTAACTTGTTACAAGGTGCAGCTGATGCAGATACTGATACTTTAACATATAAAGAAGCCCTAATTCAGTTTGCTACAGATTTAAATGCTGACTTAAATACTGCTCTAACAACTACTGATGTAGAATATCCTATATTCTTAATTCAGTCTGCAGATCCACAAGTTGCTGTTGCTCAATATAGAGCTGCCCAAGCAAGCACTAATCTTTACATTGCTTCGCCAAGTTATTTTGTAGCAGAAAGCGAAGCTGGTAGACAACATATTGGTCACTATCTTGCAAAAGCTTATAAAAAAGTAGTTTTTGATAAAACTAGCTGGTCTCCAATTGCTCCACTTAACATCTCAAAAGAGGCAAACAAAGTAATGGTTGAGTTTAGTGTTGCTGTTGAGCCATTAGTACTGGATGTAACAACAATTGCTGACGCAGGAGATTACGGCTTTGAATTGTACGATGAAGTAGGTCAGTTAACAATCACTGATGTTCAAATAGAGGGAAGTAATACTGTAACTATTACAACAGATAGAAATATTGAGGCAAATGCTAAAATATTATATGCAGCGAGTGATGCTAAAACGACAGGTAATTTAAGAGATAGCGATACTCAAGCTTCTACTCTTGGAGATTATGATTTATATAACTGGGCGGTATCATTTGAAGAAATGATTGAAAATGTTCCTCCAAATGTTCCAACTGGACTTACTGCAGTTGCATCATCAGATGAATCTATTAGCCTTACTTGGGATGCATTAGCATACAATGTAGGTGAATATACTATTGAGTACTCTCTAAGTAATGATCCATATGACTTTATGGAGCTAGATGTTGTTGATAAAACTATTACAGATTACGAGCACACAGGTTTAGACCCAGAGACTACTTACTATTACAGAATTTATGCTTCTAACTTAAATCTTGTTTCTGAGTATAGTGACACTGTAAGTACTACAACTGATCCAGAAATTCCTGTAGCTCCAACCGGATTAGTAGCAAGTGCTGTTTCTGATGTTCAAATAGATTTAACTTGGGATGCTGTAGATGGTACAGTTACTGGCTACGTAATTGAAAGTGCAACTGTAAATGAAGATGCATCTTTTACTCAAATTGACTCTGTTGGTTCAGATGTTACTTCAGTTTCTCATATAGAGCTTACTGCTAGTACAACTTATTACTACAGAGTTAAAGCGGTAAACACAATTAGCTCTTCAGAGTATAGTGATGTTGTAAGTGAAACTACAATGGAACCTGTACCAGATGCTCCAACTTCTCTAGCAGCTACTGCTTTCTCAGAAACTCAAATTGACCTTACTTGGACTTTACCAGCATCAGATATTACAGGATTAGTACTTGAAAGAGCTTTAATGAATGAAGAAGAAGACTTCTCAGAAGTTGCAAGTCTTGATGCGAGTGCTACTACTTATAGCGATACAGACCTTGAGCCAGCAACAACTTACTATTACAGAATTAAAGCTGTAAATGAAACTGGAGACTCTGAATATTCTTCTACTGTAAGTGCTACCACTGATGCATCTACTTTAGGTGAACCAACTGATCTAGTTGCAACTGATAGTACTGCATCTACTATTTCTATTAGCTGGACTGCTGGAGCAGACGAGATTGAAGAATATGTGGTTGAAAGTTCTGCTACAGGAGCAACAAATGAGTTTGAAGTATTAGCAACAATCGCTTCTACAGAAACTTCTTATACTCATGAAGGACTTACTGCTGACACTACAGTTTACTATAGAGTTAAAGGTATCAATTCGGTAACTAAATCAGTTTACAGTAACATTATTAGTGTTTCTACTTTACCAGTAACACCAGCTGTACCAGCAAACTTCACTGCTGTTGCAACCGATGCTGATAAAGTTACACTTAGCTGGGATGCAGTAACTGAAAACGTTGATGGATATGTAATTGAAGAAGCTACAAGTGAAGATGGACCTTATACGGAAATAGCTGTACTTGAAGCAACTGAGACTTCTACTGTAAGAACTGTACCTTCTCCAGGAACAACTTACTATTACAGAATTAAAGCAACAAATGGTTCTGCTTCTTCTGAGTACAGTACAACTCAAACTGTAATCACTGCGATTGACAAAGCTCTTGCTTTCAGTGCATTTAACCTTTATCCTAACCCTTCTACTGGAGAGTTTAGCGTAGAGATTCAAGCACCAAAACAAGAAACTGGTTTCTTAAAAATATATAGCACTGCTGGTAATGTTATTTTTGAAAATACTATTGACACAAGCTTTAACAAGAAGTTTAATTTAAATAATCTTTCTCAAGGCTTATTTATAGTAGAAGTAAAAACTAAATCTTATCACCAAGTGAAAAAATTACTGGTTAAATAA
- a CDS encoding peroxiredoxin, whose translation MSIRLGDTAPDFTANTTMGEINFHEWLGDSWGILFSHPADFTPVCTTELGSVASLKDEFDKRDVKTIAVSVDGLESHNKWIPDINEVNNVTMNYPIIADEDKLVATLYDMIHPNASEKATVRSVFIIGPDKKVKLTITYPASTGRNFAEILRVIDSLQLTAEHSVATPANWNDGEDCIIVPAVKDEDIPSKFPKGHKVVKPYLRTTPQPNK comes from the coding sequence ATGTCAATTAGACTAGGCGACACAGCGCCTGATTTTACAGCTAATACAACCATGGGAGAAATTAATTTTCACGAATGGTTAGGAGATAGCTGGGGTATATTATTTTCTCACCCTGCAGATTTTACTCCTGTTTGTACTACAGAATTAGGATCAGTAGCATCCTTAAAAGATGAATTCGACAAAAGAGATGTAAAGACTATCGCAGTTAGTGTAGATGGCCTTGAGTCTCATAATAAGTGGATTCCAGATATAAACGAAGTGAATAATGTAACTATGAACTATCCGATAATTGCGGATGAAGATAAACTTGTAGCTACATTGTACGATATGATTCACCCAAATGCTAGTGAAAAAGCAACTGTAAGGTCAGTATTTATTATTGGTCCTGATAAAAAAGTGAAGCTTACTATTACTTATCCTGCCTCAACAGGAAGAAACTTTGCTGAGATTTTAAGAGTAATAGATTCATTACAACTTACTGCTGAGCATAGTGTAGCGACTCCTGCTAACTGGAATGATGGTGAAGATTGTATTATTGTTCCTGCAGTAAAAGATGAGGATATTCCAAGTAAATTCCCTAAAGGACATAAAGTGGTAAAACCTTATTTAAGAACTACACCACAACCAAATAAATAA